In the Telopea speciosissima isolate NSW1024214 ecotype Mountain lineage chromosome 2, Tspe_v1, whole genome shotgun sequence genome, one interval contains:
- the LOC122650720 gene encoding uncharacterized protein Mb2253c-like, which translates to MEKEFSSEPSWTMFVDGSSNSEGCGAGFILTSPQGFKIQFALHFKFSASNNKAEYEALIAGLRMAKAIQVKRLAIRGDSQLVVNQVNRDYKAQDDRIAANLSMAKELVASFKVFEMHRIPKNKNGKADALSRLSMEALAQLDGVSVYQKFI; encoded by the coding sequence ATGGAAAAGGAGTTTAGTTCAGAACCATCCTGGACAATGTTCGTGGATGGGTCGAGTAACTCAGAAGGTTGTGGAGCAGGATTCATTTTGACAAGTCCGCAGGGCTTCAAGATTCAGTTCGCGTTGCACTTCAAGTTCTCAGCATCTAACAACAAAGCAGAGTATGAGGCACTGATAGCGGGCCTTAGAATGGCCAAGGCCATTCAGGTCAAGAGATTGGCAATACGAGGTGATTCACAGCTGGTCGTGAATCAAGTGAACAGGGATTATAAGGCCCAGGACGACCGCATAGCGGCAAACCTTTCCATGGCCAAGGAGCTGGTGGCCTCGTTCAAGGTGTTCGAGATGCATAGAATACCAAAGAACAAGAATGGAAAGGCAGATGCGCTCTCACGCCTCTCAATGGAGGCATTAGCTCAATTGGATGGGGTTAGTGTATATCAAAAATTTATCTGA
- the LOC122650721 gene encoding uncharacterized protein LOC122650721, with product MSCFQSSIKQKKTVANLLAVKQGPDESIRDYITRFNREAVEIKDLDDAMAFNALHNGVTNHDLVKSLALEPITTMPQLLDCHYQYTNMFDIMKARKTADTKALEKKRVSKKEEKKDTKKPRSDRYSNRDQSPDYTSLNTSRTKILMEVYDRGLLQWPRPMFSRPEDRNKKKYCKFHRDISHDTEDCRQLKREIKDMIQKGHVRHYVKEDGKDSSRDRKATRGDPKRDDRLRGRDDRDRREDR from the coding sequence ATGAGTTGCTTCCAGAGCAGtatcaagcaaaagaagaccgtTGCCAACCTGCTGGCGGTAAAACAGGGGCCTGATGAGTCCATAAGGGACTATATCACACGCTTCAATAGAGAGGCTGTGGAGATTAAGGACCTGGATGATGCCATGGCCTTCAACGCCCTGCATAATGGGGTAACCAACCACGACCTGGTAAAGTCGCTCGCCCTTGAGCCGATCACCACTATGCCCCAGCTGCTGGATTGCCACTATCAGTACACCAACATGTTTGATATTATGAAGGCACGAAAGACAGCTGATACCAAGGCcctagagaagaaaagagtgagcaagaaagaggagaagaaagatactAAAAAACCGAGGTCAGATCGGTACTCAAACCGAGACCAAAGCCCGGATTACACGTCCCTCAACACCAGTAGGACTAAGATCCTAATGGAGGTGTATGATCGAGGCCTGCTACAGTGGCCCAGGCCAATGTTCTCTAGGCCTGAGGACAGGAACAAAAAGAAATACTGCAAGTTCCACAGAGACATCAGCCACGACACAGAAGACTGCAGGCAGCTGAAGAGAGAGATCAAGGACATGATCCAGAAAGGCCATGTGAGGCACTATGTCAAGGAGGATGGAAAAGATTCCTCTAGGGATCGCAAAGCCACAAGGGGCGACCCTAAGAGGGATGACAGACTAAGGGGACGAGATGATCGAGATCGTCGAGAAGATCGGTGA